AGCCTTATACAGATGTGGAGAAAACTTTTTAACAACCATTTCTACAAACTGCACAAGAACTGCAATTACAAAAATAAAAACAATTATCTGAAGAAATTCAAGATGCAATGGCCTTAAAACAAAATGATCCAGAAGGTTTGTTATTATTGCAGTCATCGTCATGACAAAGGTTGCTGCGAATCCCATCCCTATAGCTGAAGACACCTTCGCTGAAACACCGAGAAACGGGCAGAGACCCAAAAAATAAGTTAGTATAAAATTGTTTGTTATTGCAGCAGCAAAAAATATTATTAAAGGCTTTAACATTTACTCCTCCTATTCCTTTTTAGTTACAAAGTTCATAAACCCAATCAAAATCGCAAGAGTTAAAAACGCACCAGGAGGTAGAATCATTACAAGGATAGGCTTATACCACGTCCCAAAAACCTTGTATCCAAAAATCGAACCAAAGCCCAAGAGTTCTCGAATGGCTCCCATTGCAACAATCGCGATGATGTAGCCAAAGCTCATTCCGAGTGCGTCCATCAAAGATGCGATAAGCTTGTTCCTTCTTGTGAAGGCCTCCTGTCTACCCATTATTATACAATTCACAACAATTAGAGGAATGTATGGCCCAAGGGCTTTTGAAATATCAGGAAACTTCGCCTTTAAAAACAGGTCTGCAATGGTAACAAAGGTAGCAATCACAATAATAAACACGGGGATCCTTACTTCATTGGGCACAAAATCCTTTATAAGCCCAACTACGAAGGAAGAGAAAAATAGAACAAAGAGTACAGATAGCCCCATCGAAATACTGTTTATAACAGTGTTGGAAACCGCAAGTACTGAACAAAGACCCAGGAGCTGAACAAGGACTGGGTTTTCTCTAAAAAGGCCTTTAATAAATTCATACCCAAGACTTCTGTTTTTAGGAGCCATTATCTAATCTCCTTTTTTAAAATTTCAAAACCTTTGTTTACAGCAGAAACTACAGCATCCTGTGTTACAGTAGCACCACTTACCACGTCAACATCACTCAACCGGAGAGGCAAATCTTTGTTATTCAGACTCCTGAAAAATCCCTCAAATCTTGTTCTCTCAGACATCACTTCCCCTGACAGGGGGATAACCCCGAGAATCTTTTTCATATCCTTATCCACCGCCAGGAAAATGGTGACTGTATCGCTGTAACCAAGAGCTTTAGAGATAACACCATACCCAACCAATTCTTTATCAGTACCTTTGATCAGATAATAATTCTCTACTTTCTCCAGTCGAGTATGCGGAAAACAATTTGAAAAACTGGTTTCGAGCTCCTCTTCTTTACAGGAAGTCCCACCACCAGAGATATAATTTTTTAAAATCTGAGCAGCATCATTAACAATTTTTACAACAGACTTAGAAGATATCGTAGCACCAGTTATTGCTTGGATCTGAGACCTATTTTCTGGCGCCTTACCTTTCAAAACTTCAATAGGGGGGGTTGTGCCTGTGAATTGCTTCTTAAACCAATCCTCAACTATTCTATTGCCAAGGCCAGGGGTCTCGACGTTCTCAAGAATTTCTATACCTGTAACTTCAGAAGCGTCGGTATTAAATCCAACCATTATCTTAATAGGTCCCTGAAAACCACTTCCTTCAATCATCACACCATAGCCTATTATCTTACCCTCTTCATCTCTCGCTGTGAAAATAAAGGTACGGTCGTTGATTTTTACTTCCTCATAACCAGAGGTTCCATTCAAAACAGCAAGAAGTGCCTCCTTCNNNN
This genomic window from bacterium contains:
- the rsxA gene encoding electron transport complex subunit RsxA; protein product: MLKPLIIFFAAAITNNFILTYFLGLCPFLGVSAKVSSAIGMGFAATFVMTMTAIITNLLDHFVLRPLHLEFLQIIVFIFVIAVLVQFVEMVVKKFSPHLYKALGIFLPLITTNCIVLGLALLGSMRNYNLIENTFWGLGAGVGFTIALLLIAGIREELETRDVPKALRGAPITLLIAGLMAFAFMGFSGVVSLQ
- the rsxE gene encoding electron transport complex subunit RsxE; the protein is MAPKNRSLGYEFIKGLFRENPVLVQLLGLCSVLAVSNTVINSISMGLSVLFVLFFSSFVVGLIKDFVPNEVRIPVFIIVIATFVTIADLFLKAKFPDISKALGPYIPLIVVNCIIMGRQEAFTRRNKLIASLMDALGMSFGYIIAIVAMGAIRELLGFGSIFGYKVFGTWYKPILVMILPPGAFLTLAILIGFMNFVTKKE
- a CDS encoding FMN-binding protein — protein: KEALLAVLNGTSGYEEVKINDRTFIFTARDEEGKIIGYGVMIEGSGFQGPIKIMVGFNTDASEVTGIEILENVETPGLGNRIVEDWFKKQFTGTTPPIEVLKGKAPENRSQIQAITGATISSKSVVKIVNDAAQILKNYISGGGTSCKEEELETSFSNCFPHTRLEKVENYYLIKGTDKELVGYGVISKALGYSDTVTIFLAVDKDMKKILGVIPLSGEVMSERTRFEGFFRSLNNKDLPLRLSDVDVVSGATVTQDAVVSAVNKGFEILKKEIR